The Mesoterricola silvestris sequence CCCCGGAAACCAGGAAAAGCGAGTTTTGATGACCGAAGAAGTGAGCAAGGCCAAACAGCAGGAAACGGAAGCCACCTACACCGCCGACAACATCACCGTGCTGCGCGATCTGGAAGCCGTCCGGAAGCGCCCCGGCATGTACATCGGGGACACCGACGACGGCAGCGGGCTCCACCAGATGGTCTACGAAGTGGTGGACAACGCCGTGGACGAGGCCCTGGCCGGGTACTGCACCCGGGTGGACGTCTACATCCATGACGACGGCAGCTGCTCCGTGGAGGACAACGGCCGCGGAATCCCCACGGACCTCCACAAGGAGGAGAACCGGTCCGCCGCGGAAGTGATCATGACCGTGCTCCACGCCGGCGGAAAGTTCGACGACAACTCCTACAAGATCTCCGGCGGCCTCCACGGCGTCGGCGTCTCCTGCGTCAATGCCCTTTCCCAGCGCCTGTGGCTCACCATATGGCGCGACGGGAAGGAGCACGCCATGACCTTCACCCAGGGCAAGGCCGACGCCCCCCTGGCCCTCCTGGGGCCCACCACGCGCCGCGGCACCCGGGTGCGCTTCAAGCCGGACGCGGAGATCTTCCACCTCAAGCTGGACTTCTCCTTCGAGGTCCTCAGCCAGCGCCTGCGCGAACTGAGCTACCTGAACAAGGGCGTGCATATCCGCATCACCGACGAGCGCAGCGGGGAGCACCACGATTTCTACAACGCCGGCGGCATCGACGCCTTCGTGGAGCACCTGAACCGGAACAAGGCGGTCCTGCACAAGCCCCCCATCCACATCGAGGACACCAAGGCCGATATCACGGTGGAGGTGAGCCTCCAGTGGAACGACTCCTACCAGGAGACGCTCTTCTGTTTCACCAACAACATCCGGAACCGGGACGGCGGCGCCCACCTCGAGGGCTTCAGGGCTGCCATGACCCGCGTAATCAATACTTACGCAGAGAAGAACAACCTGCTCAAGTCCGCCAAGGTCGCCCTCTCGGGCGAGGACGTGCGGGAGGGCCTCACGGCGGTCATCTCCGCCAAGGTCCCGGACCCGAAGTTCAGCAGCCAGACCAAGGACAAGCTGGTGTCCAGCGAAGTGAAGGGCATCGTCCAGACCATCGTGTACGACCGCCTCACCAGCTTCTTCGAGGAGAACCCCCGCGAGGCGAAGGCCATCCTGGAGAAGGCCATCGAGGCCGCCCGGGCGCGGGAGGCGGCCCGGAAGGCGCGCGAGCTCACCCGCCGCAAGGGCACCCTGGATAGCGCCGGGTTGCCAGGCAAGCTGGCGGATTGCCAGGAGAAGGACCCGGCCCAGTCGGAGATCTTCCTGGTGGAGGGTGATTCGGCCGGCGGCTCAGCCAAGCAGGGTCGCGAGCGGCGCACCCAGGCCATCCTGCCCCTGAAGGGCAAGGTACTCAACGTCGAGAAGGCCCGCTTCGACCGCATCCTGGGCTCCAACGAACTACGCATCCTCATCCAGGCCCTGGGCACGGGCATCGGCGCCGAGGATTTCAAGGTGGAGAACCTCCGGTACCACAAGATCGTCCTCATGACCGACGCCGACGTGGACGGGGCCCATATCCGCACCCTCCTGCTGACCTTCTTCTACCGCCAGATGCCCGAACTGGTGCTGCGGGGCCACCTGTACATCGCCCAGCCCCCCCTCTACAAGGTCAAGAAGGGCAAGCAGGAGCGTTACCTGAAGGACGAGCGGGCGCTGGAAGAGTACCTGTTCAACAAGGCCCTGGACGGCTGGGCCCTCACCCTCCCCGACGGCAGCGAACACCAGGGTCCGGCCCTGGTGCGCGAAATGAAGAAGTGGGGCGAGGTCAAGCACCTGTATGAAAAGCTCGACCGGCGCGGCTACGCGCGGCCCCTGGTGGACGCTCTCCTGGACGACGGTCTGCTGGACGAGGGCCGCTTCGGCTCGGACGAGGAGCTGGGGCAACTGATGGTTCGCCTCCTGGCCAAGCAGCTCGGTGAATGCGAACTGGAGACCCTCCCCGCGGAGGTGGTGGAAGGGGAGACCCTGCCCGCCGTGCACCGCCTGCGCCTGACCCGCATGCACCTCTCCCGGCCCATCACCCTCTGGATCGACGAACAGGTCTCCCATTGGGGCGAGTTCCGGCGCCTGAAGGCCCTTCACAACGACCTGGCCAGCTTCCAGGGCGGGGGCCTCAAGCTCCGCCGGAGCAACGCGCCGGCCGCCCCAGTGGAAGGCGAGGAAGCGGACCAGGGCATCTCCTCCAAGTCCAAGGAGATGAACTTCGCCAACGCCGAGGAGATGCTGGCCATGATCCTCGAGGAAGGCAAGCGGGGTCTGGGCATCCAGCGCTACAAAGGACTGGGTGAGATGAACCCCGAACAGCTGTGGGAAACCACCATGGACCCCACCCGGCGCACCCTGCTCCAGGTCCAGGTGGACGACGCGGTGGAGGCCGACGAGATCTTCACGATCCTCATGGGCGACACCGTGGAGCCCCGCCGGCGGTTCATCGAGAACAACGCCCTCCTGGCCGAGAATATCGACGTATAGCATCCCTTGAAAACAAAGCCTTTTTCGCCCCTGTTCCACGTGGAACGAATGGAAGCCTGAATGACCCAGAACCAGCGAATCGAGCCCATCGAGATCGAAAAGGAAATGCGGAAGTCCTACCTTGATTACGCCATGAGCGTGATCGTGGGCCGGGCCCTCCCCGACGTGCGCGACGGCCTCAAGCCCGTGCACCGGCGCGTGCTCTACGCCATGAAGGAAGGCGGGAACGACTGGAACCGCGCGTACAAGAAATCCGCCCGCACCGTGGGCGACGTCATGGGCAAGTACCACCCCCACGGGGACTCGGCCATCTACGACACCCTGGTGCGCATGGCCCAGCCCTTCTCCATGCGCCATGTGCTGGTGGACGGCCAGGGCAACTTCGGTTCCATCGACGGCGACAGCGCGGCGGCCATGCGCTACACGGAGGCCCGCCTGTCCCGGCTGGCCAACGAGATGATGTCGGACCTGGAACAGGACACCGTGGATTGGGGTCCCAACTACGACGACAGCATGGAGGAGCCCCTGAGCCTCCCCACCCGCTTCCCCAACCTGCTGGTGAACGGCAGCCAGGGCATCGCGGTGGGCATGGCCACCAGCATCCCCCCCCACAACCTGCGGGAGTGCTGCAACGCCCTGGTGGCCCTGGTGGACGACCCCACCCTGGGCCTGGACGGGATCATGCAGTTCATCAAGGGCCCCGATTTCCCCGGCGGCGGCCTGATGCTGGGCACGGAAGGCGTAATGGAGGCCTACCGCACCGGCCGCGGGCGTTGCATCGTGCGGGCCAAATCCCATGTGGAGCAGATCAAGCGGGCCGGAGACCGGGAGCAGCTGGTCTTCACCGAACTCCCCTACCAGGTGAACAAGGCCACCCTGCTGGAAAAGATCGCCGAACTGGTGCACGAGAAGAAGATCGACGGCATCAGCGACCTCCGGGACGAAAGCGACCGGGAAGGCATCCGAATGGTGGTGGAGCTCAAGAAGGGCGAGGCCAGCGATATCGTCCTCAACCAGCTCTACCAGCAGACCCAGCTCCAGAACTCCTTCCCCATCACCATGCTGTGCATCGTCAACGGCCAGCCCCGCATCCTCACCATCCGGGAAGTGCTGAAGGAGTTCATCGGGTTCCGCCGCGAGGTGGTGACCCGGCGCACCCTCTTCCAGTTGCGCAAGGCGGAGGAACGGCACCACATCGTCATGGGCCTGCAGATCGCCCTGGACCACCTGGACGCCGTCATCAAGCTCATCCGGGCGGCGGCCTCCCCCGAGGAGGCCAAGCAGGGCCTCATGGACGGCGCCTTCACCACCGCCGCGGCCATCAAGAAGAATCCCGGGCTCAAGCTCTCCGAGCGGCAGGCCCAGGCCATCCTGGACATGCGCCTCCAGCGCCTCACGGGCCTGGAGCGGGAGAAGATCCTGGAGGAGCTGCGGGAGCTGGAGCGGACCATCGCTTCCCTGAAGGCCATCCTCAACGACGACGGCCTCCTCATGCAGGTCATCCGGGAGGAGTTCAAGAGCGTCGCCGAGCAGTTCGGCGAT is a genomic window containing:
- the gyrB gene encoding DNA topoisomerase (ATP-hydrolyzing) subunit B; translated protein: MTEEVSKAKQQETEATYTADNITVLRDLEAVRKRPGMYIGDTDDGSGLHQMVYEVVDNAVDEALAGYCTRVDVYIHDDGSCSVEDNGRGIPTDLHKEENRSAAEVIMTVLHAGGKFDDNSYKISGGLHGVGVSCVNALSQRLWLTIWRDGKEHAMTFTQGKADAPLALLGPTTRRGTRVRFKPDAEIFHLKLDFSFEVLSQRLRELSYLNKGVHIRITDERSGEHHDFYNAGGIDAFVEHLNRNKAVLHKPPIHIEDTKADITVEVSLQWNDSYQETLFCFTNNIRNRDGGAHLEGFRAAMTRVINTYAEKNNLLKSAKVALSGEDVREGLTAVISAKVPDPKFSSQTKDKLVSSEVKGIVQTIVYDRLTSFFEENPREAKAILEKAIEAARAREAARKARELTRRKGTLDSAGLPGKLADCQEKDPAQSEIFLVEGDSAGGSAKQGRERRTQAILPLKGKVLNVEKARFDRILGSNELRILIQALGTGIGAEDFKVENLRYHKIVLMTDADVDGAHIRTLLLTFFYRQMPELVLRGHLYIAQPPLYKVKKGKQERYLKDERALEEYLFNKALDGWALTLPDGSEHQGPALVREMKKWGEVKHLYEKLDRRGYARPLVDALLDDGLLDEGRFGSDEELGQLMVRLLAKQLGECELETLPAEVVEGETLPAVHRLRLTRMHLSRPITLWIDEQVSHWGEFRRLKALHNDLASFQGGGLKLRRSNAPAAPVEGEEADQGISSKSKEMNFANAEEMLAMILEEGKRGLGIQRYKGLGEMNPEQLWETTMDPTRRTLLQVQVDDAVEADEIFTILMGDTVEPRRRFIENNALLAENIDV
- the gyrA gene encoding DNA gyrase subunit A — protein: MTQNQRIEPIEIEKEMRKSYLDYAMSVIVGRALPDVRDGLKPVHRRVLYAMKEGGNDWNRAYKKSARTVGDVMGKYHPHGDSAIYDTLVRMAQPFSMRHVLVDGQGNFGSIDGDSAAAMRYTEARLSRLANEMMSDLEQDTVDWGPNYDDSMEEPLSLPTRFPNLLVNGSQGIAVGMATSIPPHNLRECCNALVALVDDPTLGLDGIMQFIKGPDFPGGGLMLGTEGVMEAYRTGRGRCIVRAKSHVEQIKRAGDREQLVFTELPYQVNKATLLEKIAELVHEKKIDGISDLRDESDREGIRMVVELKKGEASDIVLNQLYQQTQLQNSFPITMLCIVNGQPRILTIREVLKEFIGFRREVVTRRTLFQLRKAEERHHIVMGLQIALDHLDAVIKLIRAAASPEEAKQGLMDGAFTTAAAIKKNPGLKLSERQAQAILDMRLQRLTGLEREKILEELRELERTIASLKAILNDDGLLMQVIREEFKSVAEQFGDDRRTEISAFSGNIRMEDVVPDEEMVVTMSKAGYIKRTALAAYRRQKRGGKGKLGMKTKDEDFVERLFLTKAHDTLLVFTDRGYAYALKVYDLPEAAASTRGKHIKNLISLKDDEKVVTLMALREFPEDNHLIFATADGTVKKTSLSAYANIRANGLIALNIDEGNSLVSVRVSNGSQQILLISALGKAIRFPEEDVRAMGRTATGVRGMRLGTGDAIVDMEVTDSLPDLPEGEVPDESTAAHGMLLTVTEKGFGKRSLLQDYRLQGRGGTGVINIRAGVRNGKVVGSVLVKEGEGCLLISQEGMVIRFSIDGVRKTGRAAMGVKLLSLPSDADRVVGLAKIDASAQALDEEEDGAEGENGQPGPDESGEPQKLGLD